A single region of the Stenotrophomonas sp. Marseille-Q4652 genome encodes:
- the smpB gene encoding SsrA-binding protein SmpB, which produces MSKKPGKDKAKSATASKTIALNKRARHEYHLEQRFEAGLVLQGWEVKAIRAGRGNMTDAYAYVKDGEIYLIGAQITPLIQASTHVVPEDRRQRKLLLHRSEIDKLIGAVERDGYTIVPTAMYWSKNKIKIEIALAKGKQTHDKRDAAKDRDWARDKQRLMRRHNRDA; this is translated from the coding sequence ATGAGCAAGAAACCCGGCAAGGATAAAGCAAAGAGCGCGACGGCCAGTAAAACCATCGCGCTGAACAAGCGTGCGCGCCACGAGTACCACCTGGAACAGCGCTTCGAGGCTGGCCTGGTGCTGCAGGGATGGGAGGTCAAGGCCATCCGTGCCGGCCGCGGCAACATGACCGACGCCTACGCCTACGTAAAGGATGGCGAGATCTACCTGATCGGCGCGCAGATCACCCCGTTGATCCAGGCCTCGACCCACGTGGTCCCCGAGGACCGCCGCCAGCGCAAGCTGCTGCTCCACCGTAGCGAGATCGACAAGCTGATCGGCGCGGTCGAGCGCGATGGCTACACCATCGTTCCCACGGCGATGTACTGGAGCAAGAACAAGATCAAGATCGAGATCGCGCTGGCCAAGGGCAAGCAGACCCACGACAAGCGTGACGCCGCTAAGGACCGCGACTGGGCACGCGACAAGCAGCGCCTGATGCGCCGCCACAACCGCGACGCCTGA
- a CDS encoding type II toxin-antitoxin system RatA family toxin gives MPTISRSALVEHSASRMFDLVNDVDAYPRRFRWCDKATIVEQGADRLVARLDLGLGSFRTWFMTENTLERPRSIDMKLRDGPFRSLHGRWEFHALAEDACKVSLTMEFEPTSRLLAPALALGFQGLADRMVNDFVRVADQEA, from the coding sequence ATGCCCACCATCAGCCGCAGCGCGCTGGTCGAACACTCCGCCTCGCGCATGTTCGACCTGGTCAATGACGTAGATGCCTATCCCCGCCGCTTCCGGTGGTGCGACAAGGCCACGATCGTGGAGCAGGGGGCAGACCGCCTCGTTGCCCGCCTTGACCTGGGGCTGGGCTCGTTCCGCACCTGGTTCATGACCGAGAACACCCTGGAGCGGCCGCGCAGCATTGATATGAAGCTGCGCGATGGCCCGTTCAGGAGCCTGCACGGCCGCTGGGAGTTCCATGCGCTGGCCGAGGATGCCTGCAAGGTGAGCCTGACGATGGAGTTCGAACCTACCTCGCGCCTGCTGGCGCCGGCGCTGGCGCTGGGCTTCCAGGGGCTGGCCGACCGCATGGTCAACGATTTCGTGCGCGTGGCTGACCAGGAGGCCTGA
- a CDS encoding RnfH family protein: protein MRVEVVMAWPDHYQVQWLELAEGATVEQALPRVTLEGAAQAPACAVHGVLANAKTVLRDGDRLELLRPLLADPKDNRRRRARGGE, encoded by the coding sequence ATGCGGGTCGAAGTCGTGATGGCGTGGCCGGACCACTACCAGGTGCAGTGGCTGGAGCTGGCAGAGGGGGCGACCGTTGAACAGGCGCTGCCCCGGGTCACGCTCGAAGGCGCGGCGCAAGCGCCGGCCTGCGCGGTACACGGCGTGCTGGCAAACGCAAAGACGGTGCTGCGCGATGGCGACCGGCTGGAATTGCTGCGTCCGCTATTGGCCGATCCGAAGGACAACCG